The Candidatus Methylomirabilota bacterium genome includes a region encoding these proteins:
- a CDS encoding rhodanese-like domain-containing protein: MFTPKKTIGQLVAEAKTRIENVTTEELRKELDKGGVQLLDIRDIRERQKLGWIPGSMHVPRGMLEFWLDPTSPYHNGRVDPEKRIVIYCAGGGRSVLATDVLREMGFPDVANYETGFNSWKAAGLPIEGAPADAPKEAGGTWKTPHPDTHTKGDKAR, encoded by the coding sequence ATGTTCACGCCCAAGAAGACCATCGGCCAGCTCGTCGCCGAGGCGAAGACCCGCATCGAGAACGTCACCACCGAGGAGCTCCGGAAGGAGCTCGACAAGGGTGGCGTGCAGCTTCTCGACATCCGCGACATTCGCGAGCGGCAGAAGCTCGGGTGGATCCCCGGCTCCATGCACGTCCCGCGGGGGATGCTGGAGTTCTGGCTCGACCCGACCTCGCCTTATCACAACGGGCGGGTCGATCCCGAGAAGCGCATCGTCATCTACTGCGCGGGGGGTGGACGTTCCGTGCTCGCCACCGACGTGCTGCGCGAGATGGGCTTCCCCGACGTCGCGAACTACGAGACCGGCTTCAACTCCTGGAAGGCGGCGGGCCTCCCCATCGAGGGCGCGCCCGCCGACGCGCCGAAGGAGGCCGGCGGCACGTGGAAGACTCCTCATCCCGACACACACACGAAGGGGGACAAGGCGAGATGA
- a CDS encoding VanZ family protein, translating to MRGGSPGWLLLRYLLGITIVITLAPFRFAWPPAVHLSYLMDFRDIGANVLLFVPLGFLFRASSRSAAGRRPVTALVAGLVTSAVLEAAQIFLPGRFASPVDVATNAAGAWLGAVVHERIENRLDRTLVRGLALELPLMNLIYLLVPLLWLDGLAAGRETGRLVLGPLLGLAGGVVITATWRHHFRQAAVRTPAGLAAVSGVWYILGALPGLARQPWLLLAGSVVIAFLVWLRARRPLPATSERRYELPTLRRVWPLLGLYLTLSALWPVPWTATAWHGGWGLADLGDMPGLLPLLRTLQYLAAFTLLGYTIAEARGRREEPPVELAVRVAAVCLAAAALLEGLRGFHPAHGASGLALLLAGAAGLYGGLIYRRQLALVRALLAARTA from the coding sequence ATGAGGGGAGGCTCGCCGGGCTGGCTCCTCCTCCGCTACCTCCTCGGCATCACCATCGTCATCACCCTGGCCCCCTTCCGCTTCGCGTGGCCGCCCGCCGTGCACCTCTCCTACTTGATGGACTTCCGCGACATCGGCGCCAACGTGCTGCTGTTCGTGCCGTTGGGCTTTCTCTTCCGGGCGTCGTCGAGGTCGGCGGCCGGACGGCGGCCCGTGACGGCCCTCGTTGCGGGGCTCGTGACCAGCGCCGTGCTGGAAGCCGCGCAGATCTTCCTTCCCGGCCGCTTCGCGAGCCCCGTGGACGTCGCCACCAACGCGGCCGGCGCGTGGCTCGGCGCCGTCGTGCACGAGCGCATCGAGAATCGGCTCGACCGGACCCTCGTGCGCGGCCTCGCGCTGGAGCTGCCCCTCATGAACCTCATCTATCTGCTCGTGCCGCTCCTCTGGCTCGACGGTCTCGCGGCGGGACGCGAGACGGGGCGCCTCGTGCTCGGCCCCCTGCTCGGGCTCGCCGGCGGCGTCGTGATCACGGCGACCTGGCGTCATCATTTTCGCCAAGCCGCCGTGCGCACGCCGGCGGGGCTGGCCGCGGTCAGCGGTGTCTGGTATATCCTCGGCGCCCTGCCCGGGCTCGCGCGACAGCCCTGGCTGCTACTCGCCGGCTCGGTCGTCATCGCGTTCCTGGTGTGGCTCCGGGCCCGGCGGCCGCTTCCCGCTACGTCGGAGCGCCGCTACGAGCTGCCCACGCTCCGCCGCGTGTGGCCGCTGCTGGGCCTCTATCTCACCCTCAGCGCGCTCTGGCCGGTGCCGTGGACGGCCACCGCATGGCACGGCGGCTGGGGCCTCGCCGATCTCGGCGACATGCCCGGCCTCCTGCCGCTGCTCCGCACCCTGCAATACCTGGCGGCCTTCACGCTGCTCGGCTACACGATCGCCGAGGCGCGCGGTCGCCGCGAGGAGCCCCCGGTCGAGCTGGCCGTGCGGGTGGCCGCGGTGTGTCTGGCCGCCGCGGCGCTGCTGGAGGGCCTTCGCGGCTTTCATCCCGCCCACGGCGCAAGTGGTCTCGCGCTGCTGCTCGCCGGCGCGGCGGGCCTCTACGGCGGGCTGATCTATCGCCGGCAGCTCGCTCTGGTGCGCGCGCTCCTCGCGGCACGCACGGCTTGA
- a CDS encoding FAD-dependent monooxygenase, which produces MPMRVTIVGGGPAGLYLALLLKRDRSGHEVRVIEQNPAGATYGWGVVFSERALGFLAEADPESYHDLEACLEVWSDQAIVHRGEAVRIDGLGFSGIARLALLSVLQAHCRRRGVILELDSRCEDPGALAGADLLVGADGAGSVVRERYREAFEPDVTALTNRYIWYGTTQPFDCLTLTFRETSHGPFVAHHYRHAPAASTFVVECDADTWARAGLETMSEDEARRYCEAVFAPDLGGHPLLSNRSTWLRFRMVTNRRWHRGNVVLLGDALRTVHFSIGSGTRTALEDAIALARALAEHGATRAGVPAALAAFEAARRPAAERLLDVARQSGLWYESFGAMMRLDPLPFAHSYLTRGGRITPERLRARSPRFAAAYEAYRAR; this is translated from the coding sequence ATGCCGATGCGCGTCACCATCGTGGGCGGCGGGCCCGCCGGACTCTACCTCGCGCTGCTGCTCAAGCGCGATCGATCAGGTCACGAGGTCCGCGTGATCGAGCAGAATCCCGCGGGCGCGACCTATGGCTGGGGCGTCGTGTTCTCGGAGCGCGCGCTGGGCTTCCTCGCCGAGGCCGATCCCGAGTCGTATCACGACCTCGAGGCATGCCTGGAAGTGTGGAGCGATCAGGCCATCGTCCATCGCGGCGAGGCCGTGCGGATCGACGGCCTCGGCTTCTCCGGCATCGCGCGCCTAGCGCTCCTCTCCGTCCTCCAGGCGCATTGCCGCCGGCGCGGCGTGATCCTCGAGCTCGACTCCCGCTGCGAGGATCCCGGCGCGCTGGCCGGCGCCGACCTCCTCGTGGGCGCGGACGGCGCGGGCAGCGTGGTCCGCGAGCGTTACCGCGAAGCGTTCGAGCCCGACGTGACCGCGCTCACCAACCGATACATCTGGTACGGTACCACCCAGCCCTTCGACTGCCTCACCCTGACCTTCCGGGAGACCTCGCACGGTCCCTTCGTGGCGCATCACTACCGGCACGCGCCCGCCGCGAGCACGTTCGTGGTCGAATGCGACGCCGACACCTGGGCGCGCGCCGGCTTGGAGACGATGTCGGAGGACGAGGCCCGCCGCTACTGCGAGGCGGTCTTCGCGCCAGATCTGGGGGGCCATCCGCTCCTGAGCAACCGATCCACCTGGCTCCGCTTCAGAATGGTCACCAACCGCCGCTGGCATCGCGGCAACGTCGTGCTGCTGGGCGACGCGCTCCGCACCGTGCACTTCTCGATCGGCTCGGGCACGCGCACCGCCCTCGAGGACGCGATCGCCCTCGCCCGCGCGCTCGCCGAGCATGGCGCCACGCGCGCCGGGGTGCCGGCGGCCCTCGCCGCGTTCGAGGCGGCACGGCGGCCCGCCGCGGAGCGCCTCCTCGACGTGGCGCGACAGAGCGGCCTCTGGTACGAGTCCTTCGGCGCCATGATGCGCCTCGACCCCCTACCCTTCGCGCACTCGTACCTGACGCGCGGCGGCCGCATCACGCCCGAGCGGCTGCGCGCGCGCTCGCCCCGCTTCGCCGCCGCCTACGAGGCATACCGCGCCCGATGA
- a CDS encoding ABC transporter substrate-binding protein, translating to MTPLRTRRPHVVVALALVAAVTLLPSPTLAAEGEMRWALHVTLAAKWLDPAETEAFNTPYMVMYAVHDALVRPMPGGALTPNLAESWSESRDHLTYTFNLRKNARFHNGELVTAEDVKFSFERYHGASATLLKSKVKEVQVVSPGQVRIVLKEPWPDFMTFYGTTATGAGWIVPKKYVEKVGDEGFLKAPVGAGPYKVVSLKPGVELVLEAFDGYWRKAPSVKRLVMRSIVDEATRAAALRSGEVDIAYLLTGPTAESIQKLPGYKLVAPLLSGAFWLELPDQWDPKSPWADRRVRLAASHAIDRAAVNKAETLGFSRLTGNMVPPIFQFAVPYDPPAYDPDRAKKLLAEAGYPSGFDGGEFYPFPPYNSMGEAIQGYLQAVGIRTRTRVMERAAYFAAWREKKLKGVILVVSAAYGNTATKLEPYVIRDGIYAYGSNPEIDDLFVQQSREGDAKKREALLHRIQKIIHDQVINVPIYDLAFIWGVGPRVEESGAGLIPGYAYSAPMEDLKVRKK from the coding sequence ATGACCCCACTCCGGACGCGTCGCCCACACGTCGTCGTCGCCCTCGCCCTCGTCGCCGCGGTCACCCTCTTGCCGTCGCCCACGCTCGCCGCCGAGGGCGAGATGCGCTGGGCGCTTCACGTCACCCTCGCCGCGAAATGGCTCGATCCCGCGGAGACCGAGGCGTTCAACACGCCGTACATGGTGATGTACGCGGTGCACGACGCGCTGGTGCGGCCCATGCCGGGCGGGGCGCTGACGCCGAACCTGGCCGAGTCGTGGTCGGAGTCGCGCGATCACCTCACGTACACGTTCAACCTCCGCAAGAACGCGCGCTTTCACAATGGCGAACTTGTCACCGCGGAGGACGTGAAGTTCTCGTTCGAGCGCTACCACGGCGCCTCCGCGACCCTCCTCAAGAGCAAGGTGAAGGAGGTGCAGGTGGTCTCGCCCGGTCAGGTGCGCATCGTGCTGAAGGAGCCGTGGCCGGACTTCATGACCTTCTACGGCACCACCGCCACGGGCGCGGGCTGGATCGTGCCCAAGAAGTACGTGGAGAAGGTGGGCGACGAGGGCTTCCTCAAGGCGCCGGTGGGCGCGGGGCCCTACAAGGTGGTGTCGCTCAAGCCCGGCGTGGAGCTGGTGCTGGAGGCCTTCGACGGCTACTGGCGCAAGGCGCCGTCGGTGAAGCGCCTCGTGATGCGCTCCATCGTCGACGAGGCCACACGCGCGGCGGCGCTGCGCTCGGGCGAGGTGGACATCGCCTATCTCCTGACCGGGCCCACCGCGGAGAGCATCCAGAAGCTCCCGGGTTACAAGCTGGTGGCGCCGCTGCTCTCCGGCGCGTTCTGGCTGGAATTGCCCGATCAGTGGGATCCCAAGTCGCCGTGGGCGGACCGCCGGGTGCGCCTGGCCGCGAGCCACGCCATCGACCGCGCCGCCGTGAACAAGGCGGAGACGCTCGGCTTCTCGCGGCTCACCGGCAACATGGTCCCGCCCATCTTCCAGTTCGCGGTGCCCTACGACCCGCCCGCCTACGATCCGGACCGGGCGAAGAAGCTCCTCGCCGAGGCCGGCTATCCCAGCGGCTTCGACGGCGGCGAGTTCTATCCGTTCCCCCCCTACAACTCCATGGGCGAGGCCATCCAAGGCTATCTCCAGGCGGTGGGCATCCGCACGCGCACCCGGGTCATGGAGCGGGCGGCCTACTTCGCGGCCTGGCGCGAGAAGAAGCTCAAGGGCGTGATCCTGGTGGTCAGCGCCGCCTACGGCAACACCGCCACCAAGCTCGAGCCCTACGTGATCCGCGACGGCATCTACGCGTACGGGAGCAACCCCGAGATCGACGATCTCTTCGTGCAGCAGAGCCGCGAGGGCGACGCCAAGAAGCGCGAGGCGCTCCTTCACCGCATCCAGAAGATCATCCACGACCAGGTGATCAACGTGCCGATCTACGATCTGGCCTTCATCTGGGGCGTGGGCCCGCGCGTCGAGGAGAGCGGGGCCGGCCTCATCCCCGGCTACGCCTACTCGGCGCCGATGGAGGACCTGAAGGTGAGGAAGAAGTAA
- a CDS encoding hydantoinase/oxoprolinase family protein, with protein sequence MPQYALGIDIGGTFTDLVVYDHETGRQWSRKVLTTHDDPARAVAAGVDAILREGGLESRRFTRVVHATTLFTNALIERKGARTGLLTTAGFADTLEIGRERKYELYDLAITKPEPLVSRDLRLEVAERVGADGSVRRRLDARDVAAKARRAVAAGAESLAIVFLHAYANPRHEAEAARIVARLFPRLAVTTSHEVAPEVREFERASTTAANAYIKPLAQRYLELMGRRIAEAGIPAPLLLMLSSGGLTHVAEAERAPVRMLESGPAAGAIAAAFFGREDADEGRVLAFDMGGTTAKLSLVDGGEPLTAYSFEAARQRRFIEGSGLPIRISTIELIEIGAGGGSIASVDEIGLLKVGPRSAGSQPGPAAYGLGGAEPTVTDADLLLGYLNPDYFAGGELALDVAAARAAVERVACALGLPATQVAWGIHDVVNESMASAARVHIAERGRDPRHYALLCTGGAGPVHVWSLARKLGMARVICPPSAGVASALGLLVAPARVDRVATVGIRLDEGSVGALEAAFRRLEDEARAVMADTGLPLGRATIQRLADGRFLGQGFDLVVTLPEGPYADTREDRARLTAAFESAYREKFALTPPGVPVEFLNIRVAARAPVAGAGVVLAGRRGGDAGAARKGERPVYFPDAGGFVPASVYDRYRLGIGDTLTGPAVVEEEGSTLVVGPGATARVASSGNMIMTLDAGASARGR encoded by the coding sequence GTGCCCCAGTACGCCCTCGGCATCGACATCGGCGGCACCTTCACCGACCTCGTGGTCTACGACCACGAGACGGGGCGGCAGTGGAGCCGCAAGGTCCTCACTACTCACGACGATCCCGCGCGAGCGGTGGCGGCGGGCGTGGATGCGATCCTCCGAGAGGGAGGCCTGGAGTCACGGCGCTTCACCAGGGTCGTCCACGCCACCACCCTCTTCACGAACGCCCTGATAGAAAGAAAAGGCGCCCGCACCGGGCTCCTCACCACCGCGGGCTTCGCCGACACGCTGGAGATCGGCCGCGAGCGGAAGTACGAGCTCTACGACCTCGCCATCACCAAGCCCGAGCCCCTCGTGTCGCGCGATTTGCGCCTCGAGGTGGCGGAGCGCGTGGGCGCGGACGGGAGCGTGCGGCGCCGCCTCGACGCCCGCGACGTTGCGGCGAAGGCCCGGCGGGCGGTGGCAGCCGGCGCCGAGTCCCTCGCCATCGTGTTCCTCCACGCCTACGCCAACCCGCGCCACGAAGCGGAGGCCGCGCGGATCGTGGCCCGCCTCTTCCCGCGTCTGGCCGTCACCACGTCCCACGAGGTGGCGCCGGAGGTCCGCGAGTTCGAGCGCGCCTCCACCACCGCGGCCAATGCGTACATCAAGCCGCTCGCCCAGCGCTATCTCGAGCTGATGGGGCGGCGGATCGCGGAGGCCGGCATTCCCGCGCCGCTCCTTCTCATGCTGTCGAGCGGCGGGCTCACCCACGTGGCGGAGGCGGAGCGCGCGCCCGTCCGCATGCTCGAGTCGGGGCCGGCGGCCGGCGCCATCGCCGCCGCGTTCTTCGGCCGGGAGGACGCCGACGAGGGCCGCGTGCTCGCCTTCGACATGGGCGGCACCACCGCGAAGCTCTCCCTGGTGGACGGCGGCGAGCCCTTGACAGCCTACTCGTTCGAGGCGGCCCGGCAGCGGCGCTTCATCGAGGGGAGCGGGCTGCCCATCCGTATCTCCACCATCGAGCTGATCGAGATCGGCGCGGGCGGCGGCAGTATCGCATCGGTGGACGAGATCGGCCTCCTCAAGGTGGGGCCGCGCAGCGCCGGCTCGCAGCCGGGCCCGGCCGCCTACGGTCTCGGCGGCGCCGAGCCCACCGTCACCGACGCGGATCTCCTGCTCGGCTATCTCAATCCCGACTACTTTGCGGGCGGCGAGCTCGCCCTCGACGTGGCTGCCGCGCGCGCGGCGGTGGAGCGCGTCGCCTGCGCGCTCGGGCTGCCCGCCACCCAGGTCGCGTGGGGCATCCACGACGTGGTCAACGAGAGCATGGCTTCGGCGGCGCGCGTGCATATCGCTGAGCGCGGCCGCGACCCGCGCCACTACGCGCTGCTCTGCACGGGCGGCGCGGGCCCCGTCCACGTCTGGTCCCTCGCCAGGAAGCTGGGCATGGCACGCGTCATCTGCCCGCCGTCGGCGGGCGTGGCCTCCGCGCTCGGCCTCCTGGTCGCGCCCGCCCGCGTGGATCGCGTGGCCACCGTGGGCATTCGCCTCGACGAAGGCAGCGTGGGCGCGCTGGAGGCGGCGTTTCGCCGCCTTGAGGACGAGGCGCGTGCGGTGATGGCGGATACGGGCCTGCCGCTGGGGCGTGCCACCATACAGCGGCTCGCCGACGGCCGCTTCCTCGGCCAGGGCTTCGACCTCGTCGTCACGCTGCCCGAGGGGCCCTACGCGGACACGCGCGAGGACCGCGCCCGCCTCACCGCCGCGTTCGAGTCCGCGTACCGCGAGAAGTTCGCGCTCACGCCCCCCGGCGTGCCGGTGGAGTTCCTCAACATCCGCGTCGCGGCGCGCGCGCCCGTAGCGGGCGCGGGCGTAGTGCTGGCCGGGCGGCGGGGCGGCGACGCGGGCGCGGCGCGCAAGGGCGAGCGGCCGGTCTACTTCCCCGACGCGGGCGGCTTCGTGCCCGCCTCCGTCTACGACCGTTACCGCCTGGGGATCGGTGACACCCTCACCGGCCCCGCGGTGGTCGAGGAAGAGGGCTCGACGCTGGTCGTCGGCCCGGGCGCCACGGCGCGCGTCGCCTCCTCGGGCAACATGATCATGACGCTCGACGCCGGCGCCTCCGCGCGGGGACGGTGA
- a CDS encoding hydantoinase B/oxoprolinase family protein, translating to MASTSSTAAPFDPITLEVLWTRIISVVDEAAKAIVRTSFSTLSNEANDFACVLTDARGNALAQNSGSIPSFIGTLPATVRHFLREIGPERMRRGDVLITNDPWKGTGHMSDVSLVKPIFHRVNGAERIVAFSSTTSHMPDIGGRIRAIEARELFEEGLHIPLTWLRRGDQADETLLRLIRANVRTPDQTVGDIWAQVSANELMDARVRRLLDDYGLDGLDTLGDELFGRAERAMRAAIRAVPDGTYRYALDTDGFEKPYHFTLALTVKGDEIVADFTGTSPAQPRAINCVLAYTYAMTAYAVRCALLPGLPNNEGMYRPVKVVAPEGCLLNPKFPAAVVSRAQTGHYVPVLVLGALHQVIPDRVMAGAGSPLWAVAQSGVRDDGRPYTNVLFYNGGMGATPAKDGESVLSWPSNISSTPVEVAERNAPIFFHWKRMRSGSGGAGKHRGGLGQDVLFESESKRPIVLSFMAERTRFAAPGLGGGRAGGIGDVRINGKKIDHRRQWVLERGDRVLVSTPGGGGYGAPSQRDPAARRRDRALGYVAGAKGRQR from the coding sequence ATGGCAAGCACGTCGAGCACGGCGGCGCCCTTCGATCCCATCACGCTCGAAGTCCTCTGGACCCGCATCATCTCGGTGGTGGACGAGGCGGCCAAGGCCATCGTGCGCACCTCGTTCTCCACGCTCTCGAACGAGGCCAACGACTTCGCCTGCGTGCTCACCGACGCGCGGGGCAATGCGCTGGCCCAGAACTCGGGGAGCATCCCGTCCTTCATCGGCACGCTGCCGGCGACGGTGCGCCACTTCCTCCGCGAGATCGGACCGGAGCGGATGCGGCGGGGCGACGTGCTCATCACGAATGATCCCTGGAAGGGCACGGGCCACATGAGCGACGTGTCGCTGGTGAAGCCCATCTTCCATCGGGTCAACGGCGCGGAGCGGATCGTGGCCTTCTCCTCCACGACCTCGCACATGCCCGACATCGGCGGGCGCATCCGAGCCATCGAAGCGCGCGAGCTCTTCGAGGAGGGCCTGCACATCCCCCTCACGTGGCTGCGGCGGGGCGATCAGGCGGATGAGACGCTGCTCCGCCTGATCCGCGCCAACGTGCGCACGCCCGATCAGACGGTCGGGGACATCTGGGCGCAGGTGAGCGCCAACGAGCTGATGGACGCGCGGGTGCGCCGGCTCCTCGACGACTACGGCCTCGACGGGCTCGACACGCTCGGCGACGAGCTGTTCGGGCGCGCCGAGCGGGCCATGCGCGCGGCGATCCGGGCGGTGCCGGACGGGACTTATCGCTACGCGCTGGACACCGACGGCTTCGAAAAGCCCTATCACTTCACGCTGGCGCTCACCGTGAAGGGCGACGAAATCGTGGCCGACTTCACCGGCACCTCGCCCGCCCAGCCCCGCGCCATCAACTGCGTGCTCGCCTATACCTACGCCATGACCGCGTACGCCGTCCGCTGCGCGCTCCTCCCCGGGCTCCCGAACAACGAGGGCATGTACCGGCCCGTGAAGGTGGTGGCGCCGGAGGGCTGTCTCCTCAATCCGAAGTTTCCCGCGGCGGTGGTGAGCCGTGCGCAGACGGGCCACTACGTACCGGTACTGGTGCTGGGCGCGCTACATCAGGTCATTCCCGATCGCGTGATGGCGGGCGCGGGCTCGCCGCTCTGGGCGGTCGCCCAGTCCGGCGTGCGCGACGACGGGCGGCCCTACACCAATGTGCTCTTCTACAACGGCGGCATGGGGGCGACGCCGGCCAAGGACGGTGAGAGTGTGCTCTCCTGGCCCAGCAACATCTCGAGCACGCCGGTGGAGGTCGCAGAGCGCAATGCGCCGATCTTCTTCCACTGGAAGCGTATGCGCTCCGGGTCCGGCGGAGCAGGGAAGCACCGCGGAGGCCTGGGCCAGGATGTGCTGTTCGAGTCGGAGTCGAAGCGCCCCATCGTGCTGAGCTTCATGGCCGAGCGCACGCGATTCGCCGCGCCGGGGCTCGGGGGCGGCCGCGCCGGCGGGATCGGCGACGTGCGGATCAACGGGAAGAAGATCGATCACCGGCGCCAGTGGGTGCTGGAGCGCGGCGACCGCGTCCTGGTGTCAACGCCGGGAGGTGGGGGCTACGGCGCGCCCAGCCAGCGCGACCCGGCGGCCCGGCGCCGTGACCGAGCGCTCGGCTATGTCGCGGGTGCGAAGGGGCGGCAGCGCTAG
- a CDS encoding xanthine dehydrogenase family protein molybdopterin-binding subunit yields the protein MIPARLSRRALLHGGLAAAGVLAVGFEVPLGARRARAQGAGVFAPNQWIRIDRDGVVTIVNSVPEMGQGSLTTMPMIVADELDAELGSIKIEQAPADPKLYANPVTGNQSYGGSRGVRDHLAMLRKAGAAAREMLKQAAAQEWGVSVREVTTEPGVVVDKGSGRRLTYGQLVDKAAQLPVPQNPTLKTPAEFRYIGKEVSRRDTPMKVNGSGIYGMDVRVPGMLVASIERCPVFGGKVTAFDATETKKIPGVRHVAQVSHGVAVVADTFWIALQGRRALKVTYDEGPMAQVSSARIDREYAEAAKQPGQEARSEGDAKTALAAGPKRLEAVYQVPFLEHACMEPMNATAHVRADACEIWAPTQNPGGAKATGARLTGLPASKVTVHTTLLGGGFGRRGELDFIVDAVETAKAVGVPVKVMWTREDDMQHGFYRPATYNVFRAALDQSGKPTAWWSRVVGPGILIQKGRAPQGVTIDPAAMEGVRNFAYAIPNVRVEWVNKDLGVPLGFWRSVGPSQNTFIVESFVDELAHAAGADPVEYRRMLLSKSPRHRGVLDLAAQKAGWGTALPPGRARGVAVGFSYGSYAAHVAEVSVNDEGRPRVHRVVGAIDCGIAVNPDQVRAQMEGGAVYALTAVLHGEITIEGGHVKQSNFHDYPLLRISESPAIEAYILDSGEPPGGLGEPGVPTVAPAVCNAIFALTGKRIRRLPIRVDELKKA from the coding sequence ATGATCCCCGCCCGCCTCTCGCGCCGCGCGCTCCTCCACGGCGGGCTCGCCGCCGCCGGCGTGCTCGCCGTCGGGTTCGAGGTGCCGCTCGGGGCCCGCCGCGCGCGGGCGCAGGGCGCGGGCGTCTTCGCGCCCAATCAGTGGATCCGCATCGACCGCGACGGCGTGGTGACGATCGTCAACTCCGTGCCCGAGATGGGCCAGGGCTCGCTCACCACCATGCCGATGATCGTGGCCGACGAGCTCGACGCCGAACTCGGCTCGATCAAGATCGAGCAGGCGCCCGCCGATCCCAAGCTCTACGCCAATCCGGTCACCGGCAATCAGTCGTATGGCGGAAGCCGCGGCGTGCGCGACCATCTCGCCATGCTGCGCAAGGCCGGCGCGGCCGCGCGCGAGATGCTGAAGCAGGCCGCGGCGCAGGAGTGGGGGGTCTCGGTGCGCGAGGTGACCACCGAGCCCGGTGTGGTCGTGGACAAGGGCAGCGGTCGCCGCCTGACCTACGGCCAGCTCGTGGACAAGGCCGCGCAGCTCCCCGTCCCCCAGAATCCCACGCTGAAGACGCCAGCCGAATTCCGCTACATCGGCAAGGAGGTCTCGCGCCGCGACACGCCGATGAAGGTGAACGGCTCCGGCATCTACGGCATGGACGTGCGCGTGCCCGGCATGCTGGTGGCGTCCATCGAGCGCTGCCCGGTCTTCGGCGGCAAGGTGACGGCTTTCGACGCGACCGAGACGAAAAAGATCCCCGGCGTCAGGCACGTGGCGCAGGTCAGCCACGGCGTGGCGGTGGTGGCCGACACGTTCTGGATCGCGCTCCAGGGGCGGCGCGCCCTCAAGGTCACGTACGACGAGGGCCCCATGGCGCAGGTGTCGAGCGCGCGGATCGATCGCGAGTACGCCGAAGCCGCGAAGCAGCCCGGTCAGGAGGCGCGCAGTGAGGGCGACGCGAAGACGGCCCTCGCCGCCGGCCCCAAGAGGCTCGAGGCCGTCTATCAGGTGCCGTTCCTCGAGCACGCGTGCATGGAGCCGATGAACGCCACCGCGCACGTACGCGCGGACGCCTGTGAGATCTGGGCGCCCACGCAGAATCCGGGCGGCGCCAAGGCTACCGGCGCCCGGCTCACCGGCCTCCCCGCGAGCAAGGTCACCGTGCACACCACATTGCTCGGCGGCGGCTTCGGCAGGCGCGGCGAGCTGGACTTCATCGTGGACGCGGTGGAGACGGCCAAGGCGGTGGGCGTGCCCGTCAAGGTGATGTGGACGCGCGAGGACGACATGCAGCACGGCTTCTACCGGCCCGCGACCTACAACGTGTTCCGCGCGGCCCTCGATCAGAGCGGGAAGCCGACGGCGTGGTGGAGCCGCGTCGTGGGCCCCGGGATCCTCATCCAGAAGGGGCGCGCCCCGCAGGGCGTCACCATCGATCCCGCCGCGATGGAGGGCGTGCGCAACTTCGCCTACGCGATCCCCAACGTACGCGTCGAGTGGGTCAACAAGGACCTCGGCGTCCCGCTGGGATTCTGGCGCTCCGTCGGCCCGTCCCAGAACACGTTCATCGTGGAAAGCTTCGTGGACGAGCTGGCCCACGCCGCCGGCGCGGACCCCGTCGAGTACCGCCGCATGCTCCTCAGCAAGTCACCCCGACACCGTGGGGTCCTGGATCTGGCCGCCCAGAAGGCGGGATGGGGGACGGCCTTGCCGCCGGGCCGGGCCCGGGGGGTCGCGGTCGGCTTCTCCTACGGCAGCTACGCCGCGCACGTGGCGGAGGTATCTGTAAACGATGAAGGCCGCCCACGCGTCCATCGCGTCGTGGGCGCCATCGACTGCGGGATCGCCGTCAACCCGGACCAGGTCCGGGCCCAGATGGAGGGAGGGGCGGTCTATGCCCTCACGGCGGTCCTCCACGGAGAGATCACCATCGAGGGTGGTCACGTGAAGCAGTCGAATTTTCACGACTATCCGCTTCTGAGGATCAGCGAATCACCCGCCATCGAAGCGTATATACTGGATTCAGGGGAGCCTCCGGGTGGCCTGGGCGAGCCGGGCGTGCCCACGGTGGCTCCGGCAGTGTGCAATGCGATCTTCGCGCTGACGGGCAAGCGGATCCGGCGCCTACCGATCCGCGTTGATGAGTTGAAGAAGGCCTGA
- a CDS encoding (2Fe-2S)-binding protein translates to MVSLSVNGTPRNVDAAPDTPLLWILREQLALTGTKYGCGIALCGACTVHVDGEPTRACTVLLSAVAGKQVTTIEGLSTKTDHPVQQAWIEVDVPQCGFCQSGQIMSAAALLARTPSPTDADIDDAMSGNLCRCGTYPRIRAAIHRAAALRAGSPPAPRKGGAS, encoded by the coding sequence ATGGTTTCGCTCAGCGTGAACGGCACCCCCCGGAACGTCGACGCTGCCCCCGACACCCCGCTGCTCTGGATCCTGCGCGAGCAGCTCGCCCTCACCGGCACGAAGTACGGCTGCGGCATCGCGCTCTGCGGCGCCTGCACCGTGCACGTGGACGGAGAGCCCACGCGCGCGTGCACCGTGCTGCTTTCCGCGGTGGCGGGCAAGCAGGTGACCACCATCGAGGGGCTCTCGACGAAGACCGACCACCCGGTGCAGCAGGCCTGGATCGAAGTGGACGTGCCGCAATGCGGCTTCTGTCAGTCGGGGCAGATCATGTCGGCGGCGGCGCTGCTCGCGCGCACGCCCAGCCCTACGGACGCCGACATCGACGACGCGATGTCGGGGAATCTCTGCCGCTGCGGCACCTATCCGCGCATCCGCGCGGCCATCCACCGCGCCGCCGCCCTGCGGGCGGGTTCGCCGCCCGCGCCGAGGAAGGGAGGCGCGTCATGA